In one window of Palaemon carinicauda isolate YSFRI2023 chromosome 2, ASM3689809v2, whole genome shotgun sequence DNA:
- the LOC137616438 gene encoding involucrin-like, with the protein MVEDWKNNMIWIDHKYDLPFDCELRDDREEEPFDCELRDDREEEPFDCELRDGREEEPFDCELRDDREEEPFDCELRDDREEEPFDCELRDGREEEPFDCELRDDREEEPFDCELRDGREEEPFDCELRDGREEEPFDCELRDDREEEPFDCELRDGREEEPFDCELRDDREEEPFDCELRDDREEEPFDCELRDGREEEPFDCELRDGREEEPFDCELRDDREEEPFDCELRDGREEEPFDCELRDGREEEPFDCELRDDREEEPFDCELRDGREEEPFDCELRDGREEEPFDCELRDDREEEPFDCELRDGREEEPFDCELRDDREEEPFDCELRDDREE; encoded by the exons ATGGTTGAAGATTGGAAAAACAATATGATTTGGATAGATCATAAGTACGACCTG CCCTTTGATTGTGAACTGAGAGATGACAGAGAGGAGGAGCCCTTTGACTGTGAACTGAGAGATGACAGAGAGGAGGAGCCCTTTGACTGTGAACTGAGAGATGGCAGAGAGGAGGAGCCCTTTGACTGTGAACTGAGAGATGACAGAGAGGAGGAGCCCTTTGACTGTGAACTGAGAGATGACAGAGAGGAGGAGCCCTTTGACTGTGAACTGAGAGATGGCAGAGAGGAGGAGCCCTTTGACTGTGAACTGAGAGATGACAGAGAGGAGGAGCCCTTTGACTGTGAACTGAGAGATGGCAGAGAGGAGGAGCCCTTTGACTGTGAACTGAGAGATGGCAGAGAGGAGGAGCCCTTTGACTGTGAACTGAGAGATGACAGAGAGGAGGAGCCCTTTGACTGTGAACTGAGAGATGGCAGAGAGGAGGAGCCCTTTGACTGTGAACTGAGAGATGACAGAGAGGAGGAGCCCTTTGACTGTGAACTGAGAGATGACAGAGAGGAGGAGCCCTTTGACTGTGAACTGAGAGATGGCAGAGAGGAGGAGCCCTTTGACTGTGAACTGAGAGATGGCAGAGAGGAGGAGCCCTTTGACTGTGAACTGAGAGATGACAGAGAGGAGGAGCCCTTTGACTGTGAACTGAGAGATGGCAGAGAGGAGGAGCCCTTTGACTGTGAACTGAGAGATGGCAGAGAGGAGGAGCCCTTTGACTGTGAACTGAGAGATGACAGAGAGGAGGAGCCCTTTGACTGTGAACTGAGAGATGGCAGAGAGGAGGAGCCCTTTGACTGTGAACTGAGAGATGGCAGAGAGGAGGAGCCCTTTGACTGTGAACTGAGAGATGACAGAGAGGAGGAGCCCTTTGACTGTGAACTGAGAGATGGCAGAGAGGAGGAGCCCTTTGACTGTGAACTGAGAGATGACAGAGAGGAGGAGCCCTTTGACTGTGAACTGAGAGATGACAGAGAGGAGTAG
- the LOC137616444 gene encoding glutamate receptor ionotropic, kainate 2-like: MFRATKCHDLPRQIRGKKSCKCQDSVKEITRHSTQDAPGIMIFENDGKTSTLEQILTPSPEPPLLLVFCSPQRVLEIFQKIRHHRLESHHANWVIIMEGTEQEVKGVTPQLTKYILEGTRLTLIAKGRGGSLNVSSAEVDTEGRPDGTVTGFIGMVARWEANFAVTTISITDTRATVVDFTFPYYREPLCIFSRTPKQKNRALAILAPFTFLVWICIVISTLAMGPILWLYSKLSLRSSGEENTEVPLRTFSFNVFRNLTNQGNLFITERWPLRILFFFWYIFCLNVSALYSGSLTAVLAIPAYETPIDSLEDLPRAVKDGYTLGVMEDSSHEYVFKEAEDGIYRKTWDLFNHKDRSKSFVNSPKTGINWVLEKDFVYIGPKTITEIIAMKLGIQKFHIGRSLFFTANIAVPCPPGAPYVNTFSQT; this comes from the exons ATGT ttcgtgccacaaaatgtcacgatttgccacgacaaattcgtggcaaaaagtcttgcaagtgtcagg ACAGCGTGAAAGAAATCACGAGACATTCTACACAAGATGCTCCTGGAATTATGATATTTGAAAATGACGGAAAAACTTCAACGCTGGAACAGATCCTGACTCCATCACCTGAGCCTCCACTGCTTCTAGTTTTTTGCTCACCTCAACGAGTGCTGGAGATTTTCCAAAAg ATTCGACACCACAGACTTGAAAGCCACCACGCCAACTGGGTTATCATCATGGAAGGAACCGAGCAGGAAGTTAAAGGAGTGACTCCTCAGCTCACCAAGTATATCCTAGAAGGAACTAGACTTACCCTCATCGCTAAGGGGAGAGGAGGAAGTCTCAATGTTTCCTCGGCCGAGGTGGACACTGAGGGACGC CCAGACGGAACAGTGACAGGTTTCATAGGAATGGTGGCACGGTGGGAAGCGAATTTTGCTGTTACGACAATCTCTATCACAG ATACTCGAGCAACTGTGGTGGACTTCACCTTTCCTTATTACCGAGAACCTCTGTGTATATTCTCAAGAACCCCAAAACAGAAGAACAGAGCCCTGGCCATTCTTGCCCCGTTCACTttcctg GTATGGATCTGCATCGTGATTTCAACCTTGGCTATGGGACCAATTCTATGGCTTTACTCCAAATTGTCACTTAGAAGTAGCGGCGAAGAAAATACCGAAGTCCCCCTTCGAACGTTTTCTTTCAATGTGTTTCGTAATCTGACCAATCAGGGAAACCTCTTCATTACTGAACGTTGGCCTCTGAGAATTCTTTTCTTCTTTTGGTATATCTTCTGCCTCAATGTGTCtg CTCTGTATTCCGGATCGCTAACGGCTGTCTTGGCAATTCCTGCTTACGAGACACCAATCGATTCCTTGGAGGACCTCCCGAGGGCCGTTAAGGATGGCTACACTTTGGGAGTTATGGAAGATTCGAGTCACGAGTACGTTTTCAAG GAGGCCGAGGATGGGATCTACCGAAAAACCTGGGATTTATTCAACCATAAGGATAGATCTAAGAGTTTCGTCAACAGCCCCAAGACTGGAATCAACTGG GTTCTTGAAAAAGATTTCGTCTACATCGGACCGAAGACCATCACGGAGATCATCGCTATGAAACTCGGTATCCAGAAATTCCATATCGGTCGCAGTCTCTTTTTCACGGCGAATATAGCCGTGCCATGTCCCCCGGGGGCTCCGTATGTTAACACATTCAGCCAGACGTAA